In Bdellovibrio sp. GT3, one genomic interval encodes:
- a CDS encoding CinA family protein — MTESRDKKLQEFIRSLRDQKLTVGFAESCTGGALSAFLTEQAGISDIFLGSVVSYSNEAKVDLLGVRRDTLMQEGAVSESVARQMAHGVRRQLKTDWSVAVTGIAGPSGGTPTKPVGTVCFAIVGPGFESSRKEFFSGDRKTIQQAAVDLSVSWLCEVLDRK, encoded by the coding sequence ATGACTGAGTCACGTGATAAGAAGCTCCAAGAGTTCATTCGATCCCTTCGCGACCAAAAACTCACAGTGGGTTTTGCGGAAAGTTGTACTGGAGGTGCACTTTCGGCTTTTTTGACAGAGCAAGCAGGTATATCCGACATCTTTTTAGGCTCTGTGGTTTCTTACTCTAACGAGGCGAAGGTGGATCTTCTGGGGGTCCGTCGAGACACTCTCATGCAAGAGGGTGCGGTGAGCGAGTCAGTCGCTCGTCAAATGGCGCACGGAGTGCGTCGACAGCTGAAAACAGATTGGTCTGTGGCAGTTACAGGTATTGCTGGTCCGAGCGGTGGAACACCGACGAAGCCAGTGGGCACTGTATGCTTCGCCATTGTTGGTCCGGGCTTTGAAAGCTCTCGAAAGGAATTCTTTTCGGGAGATCGCAAAACCATCCAGCAAGCGGCAGTGGACTTGTCCGTAAGTTGGCTGTGTGAAGTTCTCGACAGGAAATAA